In Miscanthus floridulus cultivar M001 chromosome 5, ASM1932011v1, whole genome shotgun sequence, one genomic interval encodes:
- the LOC136454404 gene encoding G-type lectin S-receptor-like serine/threonine-protein kinase SD2-5, whose translation MEIISGRKNLDTSKSEESIHLITLLEEKVKSDQLADLIDKNNADMQAHKQDVIQVMQLAMWCLQIDCKRRPQMSEVVKVLEGSMDAEANIDHSFVATSASMFGIAQNIGSSSSAHASDLSGPR comes from the coding sequence ATGGAAATCATCAGCGGTAGAAAGAACCTTGACACTTCAAAATCCGAAGAGAGCATCCATCTTATTACCTTACTGGAAGAAAAGGTGAAGAGTGATCAGTTAGCAGATTTGATTGACAAGAACAATGCTGACATGCAAGCACACAAGCAAGATGTAATTCAGGTGATGCAGCTAGCAATGTGGTGTTTGCAGATCGATTGCAAAAGAAGGCCTCAAATGTCTGAGGTGGTCAAAGTCCTGGAAGGTAGCATGGATGCAGAAGCCAACATTGATCATAGCTTCGTCGCAACAAGTGCATCAATGTTTGGTATTGCACAAAATATAGGTTCCTCGAGCTCAGCACATGCCTCAGATTTATCTGGACCCAGGTGA